A region of the Candidatus Obscuribacterales bacterium genome:
TCGTTCTTGCATAAGTCCTGTTTAGGATGAATGAGCCCTTTTTGTAGGGCTAGCACAGCAGCTTGGGTGCGATCGCGCACCTCCAGCTTTTGCAAAATGGCGTGAACGTGGACACGGACAGTACCCGCCGCAATGTAAAGAGTCTCGGCAATTTCTGAGTTACTTTTGCCGCTAGCAACTAACGCTAAAATTTCCCGTTCTCGTTGGGTGAGGGGATTGTCGGGTGCGGGGGCAGGCAAGAGTGGTTCGGGACTGGACTGTTGAAATTGGGCGCGAATTTGTGCTGTAGCTTGAGCATCCCACCAAGAAGCACCTGCTGCTATGGACTGAATCGCTAAAATTAAGGACTCAGCCGCCACCCCTTTCAGGCAATAGCCTTGAGCCTGAGCTTCGATGAGGCGGTTAATCAGTGGAGGTTGAGAATGGGAGGTTAAGATCAGG
Encoded here:
- a CDS encoding response regulator transcription factor, coding for MMSPLKILLVEDDELFRLGLATRLQQEPMLEIAAEAEDGETALDLITQQMFDIVVLDIGLPGIGGVETCRQMKQLLPQLPILILTSHSQPPLINRLIEAQAQGYCLKGVAAESLILAIQSIAAGASWWDAQATAQIRAQFQQSSPEPLLPAPAPDNPLTQREREILALVASGKSNSEIAETLYIAAGTVRVHVHAILQKLEVRDRTQAAVLALQKGLIHPKQDLCKND